In the genome of Paenibacillus sp. FSL R5-0766, one region contains:
- a CDS encoding (2Fe-2S)-binding protein → MRRYPRHDYSEMSEALQQFFVTTIQATCDDSKYPFHVKDLLNEEKRNLILREQAVQQGLQLGGKGSVAVGTLFAKRYSVFVMSVISAFSLYDTILSVADDDVRFELNGAGGMRYETRLKSSLLEGGDPVQRRSESGLLKKRMLLHLEPVLRAVAVATGANDKVMWSLVAHNVQQLYARMINDESIWKTDERLEQIKEDQNIWLEEQTENAFTFANELQCFEHSGWQGPPFLIRRYCCLAYQVGDGSHTHGYCDSCPKLDSESRLRKLLQQ, encoded by the coding sequence ATGAGACGTTATCCAAGACATGATTATTCAGAGATGTCGGAAGCGTTACAGCAATTTTTTGTGACGACGATCCAAGCGACTTGTGATGATTCCAAGTATCCTTTCCATGTGAAAGATCTGCTGAATGAAGAGAAACGAAACTTGATATTGCGTGAACAGGCTGTGCAGCAAGGGCTTCAATTGGGCGGCAAAGGAAGTGTGGCCGTCGGTACACTTTTTGCCAAACGTTACTCCGTATTTGTTATGTCCGTAATCTCAGCTTTCAGTCTATACGATACTATACTTAGTGTTGCAGACGATGATGTGCGGTTTGAATTGAATGGAGCAGGTGGCATGCGATATGAGACTCGGCTGAAGAGCTCCTTGTTGGAGGGGGGAGATCCTGTTCAGCGCAGATCAGAGAGTGGCTTGCTCAAGAAGAGAATGCTGTTACATCTGGAACCTGTTCTACGAGCAGTGGCCGTCGCTACAGGAGCGAACGATAAGGTCATGTGGTCTCTGGTTGCGCATAATGTGCAACAATTGTATGCACGAATGATTAATGATGAGAGCATATGGAAGACAGATGAACGGCTTGAACAGATCAAGGAAGATCAAAACATATGGCTTGAAGAACAAACTGAAAATGCATTTACATTTGCCAATGAGCTACAGTGCTTCGAACATTCCGGGTGGCAGGGACCGCCGTTCCTGATACGCCGATATTGTTGTTTGGCATATCAGGTTGGAGACGGAAGTCATACACATGGGTATTGTGACAGTTGTCCGAAGCTGGATTCGGAATCCCGATTGCGTAAACTTCTCCAGCAGTGA
- a CDS encoding MarR family transcriptional regulator: MTRIVSKEEQIINLLNVLGNKISPKFERCTGISSSRFEILHELDQVDEINQSMLQKIINIDSAAITRHLKQLEADLMVTRRKNPEDNRVTFVRLTDHGRKQIEGYKAEKTNFINQILQDFSEDEVQSLADLLERMHNNF; this comes from the coding sequence ATGACACGTATTGTTTCCAAAGAAGAACAAATCATCAATCTGTTAAACGTGTTGGGTAACAAAATCAGTCCCAAGTTTGAACGCTGTACAGGTATCAGTTCCTCTCGCTTCGAAATTCTGCATGAGCTGGATCAGGTAGATGAGATTAACCAATCCATGCTGCAGAAAATCATTAACATTGATAGTGCTGCGATTACACGCCACTTGAAACAGCTTGAGGCGGACCTGATGGTTACAAGACGCAAGAACCCCGAAGATAATCGGGTCACTTTTGTTCGTCTGACGGACCACGGTCGGAAGCAGATTGAAGGCTACAAAGCAGAGAAGACCAATTTTATCAACCAGATTTTACAGGATTTCAGTGAAGACGAAGTTCAGTCACTCGCGGATCTCCTGGAACGTATGCACAACAATTTCTAA
- a CDS encoding AraC family transcriptional regulator has protein sequence MNLNDHIRLWNHVFVKILDVRQNALHPGEKLKNYQLPASTYLYITDGSARIRMDQHRYIVEGFHIIHGGKQANLNMETDSGVVYYMILYKAILALPCGMEIQHLMDHERPFQDQYALVPTRPLHMYQCMEELKQEWEQSTKLAKLHAKTLFHQWVYSLLADIYEQSIQPHKPDTVTQAIEYMNAHLHKPIALDVMAEAMECSVGHLSRLFKQKLNISPIQYLGQIRMERAAHLLVHTRATLQQIAEQVGYPDAHSLSRSFKKIKGLSPIRYKKGVSQRFNKSKQTLVLNNKQDLPSIMQENALHSLHSQLYNDIDYQYQKNVGGELIMQGKFKMTALSMMLCLTLLLTACSSPAPSASGTQTETNAATTQSGNQTTETGKSTAQPETRTVSTMRGDVVIPANPQRVASDQYMGYLLKLGIVPIGVRTFMLNEGWIEKSGIASDVIASIEDLGGEFPMNLEKLVSLEPDLIIGSIDKNIEDYEKIATTVFLPYWEGDKTSGPLEKLRRIAGVFGKEKEAEQWITTYEENIEETKKQIDGVIKEGETVSIIQIGYKALYVLGAEGGNYGSSTIYEMLKLPPTQQALDMKDGFETISLEVLPEYMGDHIFLYGSGSEDAKEILNSEVWKRLPAVQKGQVYVYGSLDGTEDEFVMEDPYSLELQLDSIKNLLLGAKK, from the coding sequence ATGAATTTGAATGATCACATCAGGTTGTGGAATCATGTTTTTGTCAAAATACTGGATGTACGCCAGAACGCTTTGCATCCCGGGGAGAAGCTGAAGAACTATCAACTACCAGCGAGTACCTATCTATATATCACCGATGGGAGTGCACGGATACGAATGGATCAACACAGATACATCGTGGAGGGATTCCACATCATTCATGGAGGCAAACAGGCGAATTTAAACATGGAGACGGATTCGGGCGTGGTGTATTATATGATTTTGTACAAAGCCATTCTGGCCTTGCCCTGTGGGATGGAAATCCAGCATCTGATGGACCATGAACGTCCGTTCCAGGACCAATACGCACTTGTACCAACCCGTCCGCTGCACATGTATCAGTGTATGGAGGAATTAAAACAGGAGTGGGAACAGTCCACTAAGCTTGCAAAGTTACATGCCAAAACCTTATTTCATCAATGGGTATATTCTTTGTTGGCAGACATATACGAACAATCCATTCAGCCACATAAACCGGATACGGTCACACAGGCTATTGAATACATGAATGCTCATCTCCATAAGCCCATAGCTCTTGACGTAATGGCAGAAGCAATGGAATGCAGTGTGGGGCACTTGTCCAGGTTGTTCAAACAAAAGTTAAACATCAGTCCCATCCAGTATCTTGGACAGATCCGAATGGAGAGGGCAGCACATCTTCTGGTGCATACCCGTGCTACGCTGCAACAGATTGCAGAACAGGTCGGCTATCCGGATGCACATTCACTGAGCCGCAGCTTCAAAAAAATAAAAGGTCTTTCTCCAATTCGCTACAAAAAAGGAGTAAGCCAACGGTTTAACAAGTCGAAACAGACATTGGTATTGAACAACAAGCAAGATTTGCCCAGTATAATGCAAGAAAATGCCCTTCATTCGTTACATTCCCAGCTATATAATGATATTGATTATCAATATCAAAAGAATGTTGGAGGGGAATTAATAATGCAAGGAAAATTCAAAATGACAGCACTAAGCATGATGCTGTGTCTAACGCTATTGCTCACGGCCTGTTCCAGTCCGGCACCGTCTGCAAGTGGTACGCAAACAGAGACCAATGCGGCTACTACACAATCGGGTAACCAGACAACGGAGACAGGGAAATCGACTGCACAACCGGAGACGCGGACGGTCTCCACAATGAGGGGAGATGTGGTAATTCCGGCCAATCCTCAGCGTGTTGCTTCAGATCAATATATGGGGTACCTGCTGAAACTGGGCATTGTACCGATTGGTGTAAGAACATTTATGCTGAACGAAGGATGGATTGAAAAGTCTGGCATTGCTTCTGATGTTATAGCGAGTATTGAGGATTTGGGAGGAGAGTTCCCAATGAATCTGGAGAAATTAGTGTCACTTGAGCCGGATCTCATCATCGGTTCCATTGATAAAAATATTGAGGATTACGAAAAAATTGCAACGACCGTCTTTTTACCTTATTGGGAAGGCGATAAAACTTCTGGTCCACTGGAAAAGCTGCGCCGGATTGCTGGTGTTTTTGGTAAAGAGAAGGAAGCAGAGCAATGGATCACGACATATGAAGAGAATATCGAAGAGACTAAGAAGCAGATTGATGGTGTAATTAAAGAAGGCGAGACCGTATCCATCATTCAAATAGGATACAAAGCGTTGTATGTACTTGGTGCAGAAGGTGGGAACTATGGTAGTTCCACGATCTATGAGATGCTGAAACTGCCTCCTACTCAGCAAGCACTCGATATGAAGGATGGATTCGAGACGATCTCCCTTGAAGTACTGCCTGAGTATATGGGAGATCATATCTTCTTATATGGTTCGGGTAGCGAAGACGCCAAAGAGATCCTGAACAGCGAGGTGTGGAAACGTCTGCCTGCTGTGCAGAAAGGACAAGTTTACGTCTATGGTTCCTTGGATGGTACAGAGGATGAGTTCGTCATGGAAGATCCCTATTCACTGGAGTTGCAGTTAGATAGTATAAAGAATTTACTATTGGGAGCTAAAAAATAG
- a CDS encoding nitroreductase family protein: MSTIQSKFQKTNDFNEITYGRRSVKLYDPEVKISREEMTEILSEASRAPSSINLQPWRFLVVDTAEGKEKLAPLARFNQNQVLTSAAVIGVFIDMNNVEYMDEIFGKAVELGYMPQDIKDMQLKTVMPYYEKMAASDLRDVNLIDAGLASMQLMLAARAHGYDTNPIGGYEKDQIAEAFGMDKERYQPVMLISIGKSAKEGHPSYRLPVETITTWA; the protein is encoded by the coding sequence ATGAGTACAATTCAAAGCAAATTCCAAAAAACCAATGATTTTAACGAAATTACCTACGGTCGCCGTTCTGTTAAACTTTACGATCCTGAAGTGAAAATCAGCCGTGAAGAGATGACAGAAATTCTGTCCGAAGCTTCCCGTGCACCATCTTCGATCAATTTGCAGCCTTGGCGTTTTCTGGTTGTTGATACGGCTGAAGGTAAAGAAAAGCTTGCTCCACTTGCGAGATTTAATCAAAATCAAGTGTTAACTTCTGCCGCTGTTATTGGCGTATTTATTGATATGAACAACGTTGAATACATGGATGAGATTTTTGGTAAAGCTGTAGAACTTGGTTACATGCCACAAGACATTAAGGATATGCAGCTCAAAACTGTAATGCCTTATTACGAAAAGATGGCTGCTTCCGATCTTCGCGACGTTAACCTGATCGATGCTGGCCTTGCTTCCATGCAATTGATGCTTGCTGCACGTGCGCATGGTTATGACACCAACCCAATTGGTGGTTATGAGAAAGATCAAATTGCAGAAGCATTTGGCATGGACAAAGAGCGTTATCAACCCGTTATGTTGATCTCGATCGGTAAATCGGCCAAAGAAGGTCACCCTTCCTACCGTCTGCCTGTAGAAACCATCACAACTTGGGCATAA
- a CDS encoding putative quinol monooxygenase, with the protein MIIIHAHLQVKPDQEQAFLASAKELIAATRQEEGNISYDLAKSTEHEQQYTMIELWKDEAATASHNTSAHFQAFVQQAAAFMAAPMNVEVFAGEQVKA; encoded by the coding sequence ATGATTATCATTCACGCTCATCTGCAAGTTAAACCGGACCAAGAGCAAGCATTCCTCGCATCTGCGAAAGAACTGATTGCTGCAACACGCCAAGAAGAAGGTAACATCAGCTACGACCTGGCAAAAAGCACAGAACACGAACAACAATACACGATGATCGAGCTGTGGAAAGATGAAGCTGCTACAGCTTCCCACAACACAAGCGCGCATTTCCAAGCTTTTGTTCAACAAGCAGCAGCATTCATGGCCGCTCCAATGAACGTTGAAGTATTTGCTGGAGAACAAGTTAAAGCTTAA
- a CDS encoding NAD(P)-dependent alcohol dehydrogenase, with protein sequence MRAIICTKYGSPDVLQLKDIAKPSPKDHEIQIKIHATTVTSGDCRVRGSNVPFLYWVPMRLFLGFRKPRNSVLGVELAGEVTAIGKEVKQFKLGDQVYAINGLSFGAHAQYICLSEEDPVALKPLNATYEEAAAIPFGGTTALYFLRKGNIKRGMKVLIYGASGAVGTAAVQLAKYFGAEVTGVCSTTNVEFAKSLGAEHVIDYMKEDFTKTSQRYDLILDAVGKISKVQCRPLLAPNGTYVTVDGQGIARVTAKDLILLKELMEAGEMQAVIDRRYALEQIREAYRYVETGRKRGNVVITVKHEN encoded by the coding sequence ATGAGAGCTATCATATGTACGAAGTATGGATCACCAGATGTGTTGCAGCTTAAAGACATAGCGAAGCCATCACCCAAAGATCATGAGATTCAGATTAAAATACACGCAACAACTGTAACATCCGGGGACTGCAGAGTTCGTGGTTCCAATGTTCCGTTTCTGTACTGGGTACCGATGCGTCTTTTTTTGGGATTCCGAAAACCTCGAAATTCGGTCCTGGGCGTAGAGTTGGCAGGAGAAGTTACGGCGATTGGCAAGGAAGTAAAGCAATTTAAGTTAGGTGATCAGGTGTATGCCATCAATGGATTGTCTTTTGGTGCCCATGCTCAGTATATATGTCTGTCCGAAGAGGATCCAGTCGCTCTGAAACCCCTCAACGCAACGTATGAGGAAGCAGCAGCAATTCCGTTTGGTGGAACTACGGCCTTATATTTTCTGCGCAAAGGAAACATTAAACGGGGAATGAAAGTGCTCATCTATGGAGCTTCGGGAGCCGTAGGAACTGCTGCTGTACAGCTTGCGAAATATTTTGGAGCAGAAGTGACGGGGGTATGCAGTACAACGAATGTGGAGTTCGCGAAGTCACTTGGTGCCGAGCATGTTATAGATTATATGAAGGAAGACTTCACAAAAACAAGTCAGCGGTATGATCTGATATTGGATGCAGTTGGAAAAATCTCGAAAGTTCAGTGTCGGCCCCTATTGGCACCTAACGGCACATATGTCACTGTTGATGGGCAAGGCATCGCAAGGGTTACTGCGAAGGATCTGATACTTCTTAAAGAGTTGATGGAGGCTGGTGAGATGCAAGCGGTGATTGATAGACGTTATGCCTTGGAGCAAATTCGGGAAGCTTATCGTTATGTGGAAACAGGGCGAAAGAGGGGAAATGTCGTGATTACGGTCAAACATGAGAACTAA
- a CDS encoding ABC transporter substrate-binding protein: MVRQRATTMILFALLVLVLTACSKATEATPPQQDTPVEESGTQTIEHLKGTTVVPQKIERMVVLSAAYIDHMLTIGEKPAGVNVEVRYGGDYLPYFADQLAGIPTVGSADSPNLEAILQIDPDVIVIESRTAESTYDQLEKIAPTIVLGTEWLDFVDDTTYWTQDLLTIAGMYNKVDLAKEKIAEVEQQAKQLKAKIEQLDQKKLAYLRVREKTLQIYAAKGHPTNTLLYHDLGFVPTTVTPAEQREDLSMEKIADVDADFVVLEIDPNADEYLNNINASSLWKGVPAVGTDQVYTTDSFWLFKGWGAIGRSEIINEVEDMINR; the protein is encoded by the coding sequence ATGGTAAGACAGAGAGCAACAACGATGATACTGTTTGCCCTGCTTGTGCTCGTTCTGACGGCATGTAGCAAGGCAACAGAAGCAACGCCTCCGCAACAGGATACACCTGTGGAAGAGAGTGGTACACAAACGATTGAGCATCTTAAAGGAACAACGGTTGTACCGCAAAAAATAGAGCGTATGGTGGTATTATCTGCTGCTTACATCGATCACATGTTGACGATTGGTGAGAAACCAGCAGGCGTTAATGTAGAAGTTCGTTACGGAGGAGATTATTTGCCTTACTTTGCAGATCAGCTTGCCGGCATTCCAACGGTAGGGTCTGCAGACAGTCCTAACCTGGAGGCTATCCTTCAGATTGATCCGGATGTCATCGTTATTGAGAGTCGAACTGCGGAGAGTACGTATGATCAGTTGGAGAAAATCGCTCCGACGATTGTACTTGGTACTGAATGGCTGGATTTTGTTGATGATACAACATATTGGACACAGGATCTGTTGACCATTGCCGGGATGTACAACAAAGTGGATCTGGCAAAAGAAAAGATAGCCGAGGTAGAGCAGCAGGCGAAGCAATTAAAAGCGAAGATCGAACAACTGGATCAAAAAAAGTTGGCTTATCTGCGTGTAAGAGAGAAGACCTTACAAATTTACGCGGCAAAAGGACATCCAACCAACACACTTTTGTATCATGATCTTGGATTTGTGCCAACGACTGTGACACCTGCCGAACAACGTGAGGATTTGTCCATGGAGAAAATTGCAGATGTGGATGCTGATTTCGTAGTTCTGGAGATTGACCCGAATGCCGATGAGTATTTAAACAACATCAATGCAAGCTCACTCTGGAAGGGAGTACCGGCTGTTGGTACAGATCAGGTCTATACGACAGATTCCTTCTGGTTGTTTAAGGGCTGGGGAGCAATTGGGCGAAGCGAGATTATCAACGAAGTTGAAGACATGATTAATAGATGA
- a CDS encoding helix-turn-helix domain-containing protein: MEENDWIKRLEQLHFSAVHVYHYSSSPGAVHHRIWKRFAICRVIAGKGSVSMDNIVHTVSQDDWFLLKPGMHVEFQTDMGAPVRYQIILFSCVTLTRRQNAWHTEAFDLPVTGKLNVPSNTRDIQEMMDTLMNGKYSIKSLEKTRRKHLLHQLLIQLMMHVKEATTPVTGMDLALEYMTHQYMEDIRMDQMARMAGLSVNHFIRTFKRQLNMTPIEYIMKLRMTKAKQLLFSSDKIKEIAEQVGYKDEHYFSRVFKKNEGIAPTLYMKNKVNRIATLYYGLDDFVITLGLRPVSVLSYGQRVVRHVAIPVLQAHSHQGLILDSFNQNYDDLRRVQPDLIITSDRLEPNDSLHRIAPTTMLEHTNHFGERLLYMADIMGRTEQAVQWIEQHAELSRVLRGRIQSRWGKQSAMFIRVTSHFYRMYGLNNQTGALLYDDLGFYLPRDFPEQQWAVESKVCDLQLYDADHVFVMVDPTEEARAQLRQLQQSSAWLALKAVQEGHVYNAGDIFFKTLGPTGRMWAMRYVAEQLGVTLR; the protein is encoded by the coding sequence ATGGAGGAGAATGATTGGATCAAACGACTGGAGCAACTACATTTCTCTGCTGTCCACGTCTACCATTACTCTAGCAGTCCGGGGGCTGTCCATCATCGGATATGGAAAAGGTTCGCCATTTGCAGGGTCATCGCTGGCAAGGGATCTGTGTCTATGGATAACATTGTACATACGGTGTCTCAAGACGATTGGTTTTTGTTGAAGCCAGGAATGCATGTGGAGTTTCAGACAGATATGGGAGCACCTGTCCGATATCAGATCATTTTATTTTCTTGTGTTACACTTACTCGGCGTCAGAATGCTTGGCATACCGAGGCATTTGATCTCCCTGTGACGGGCAAGCTTAATGTTCCTTCCAATACACGTGATATTCAGGAGATGATGGATACCCTGATGAATGGAAAGTACTCCATCAAGAGTCTTGAGAAGACGCGCAGGAAACATCTTTTGCATCAGTTGTTGATTCAGTTAATGATGCACGTGAAAGAAGCAACTACCCCTGTAACAGGGATGGATCTGGCACTTGAATATATGACGCATCAGTATATGGAAGACATTCGAATGGATCAGATGGCCCGCATGGCAGGTCTTAGTGTGAATCATTTTATAAGAACATTCAAACGGCAACTCAATATGACCCCGATTGAATATATAATGAAACTACGTATGACGAAGGCCAAGCAGCTGTTATTTTCTTCAGATAAAATCAAGGAAATTGCGGAGCAAGTGGGTTATAAGGACGAGCACTATTTCAGCAGAGTCTTCAAGAAAAATGAAGGAATCGCCCCAACGTTGTATATGAAAAATAAAGTGAATCGTATTGCGACCTTGTATTACGGGTTGGACGATTTTGTGATCACGCTCGGTTTGAGGCCAGTATCCGTTTTATCCTATGGTCAGAGGGTGGTTCGTCATGTTGCCATACCTGTGCTTCAAGCACACAGTCATCAGGGACTTATTCTGGATAGCTTCAATCAGAACTATGATGATTTGAGGCGAGTCCAACCGGATCTGATCATTACAAGTGATCGTTTGGAGCCAAATGACTCCCTGCATCGGATCGCGCCTACCACCATGCTGGAGCACACCAACCATTTTGGCGAGAGGCTTCTGTATATGGCGGACATTATGGGCCGCACCGAACAGGCTGTACAGTGGATTGAACAGCATGCTGAACTGAGCCGGGTGCTTCGAGGACGCATTCAATCGAGGTGGGGGAAACAGAGTGCCATGTTCATCCGGGTGACTTCTCATTTCTACCGAATGTATGGGTTGAATAACCAGACAGGGGCCCTGTTGTATGATGATCTGGGATTTTATTTGCCTCGTGATTTTCCGGAACAACAGTGGGCTGTAGAGAGTAAAGTTTGCGATTTGCAGTTATACGACGCGGATCATGTGTTTGTAATGGTCGATCCCACAGAAGAGGCACGTGCTCAACTGAGGCAATTACAGCAATCCAGTGCATGGTTGGCATTAAAGGCTGTTCAAGAAGGCCATGTATATAATGCAGGAGATATTTTCTTCAAAACGCTGGGTCCCACCGGACGCATGTGGGCCATGCGATATGTGGCAGAGCAACTTGGGGTTACCTTACGGTGA